In Trichocoleus desertorum NBK24, the following are encoded in one genomic region:
- the cimA gene encoding citramalate synthase produces the protein MTSPSSPQLWIYDTTLRDGAQREGLSLSLEDKLRIAHQLDQLGVPFIEGGWPGANPKDVQFFWQIKEAPLAQAEVVAFCFTRRPGKTAATDPMLQPLLAAGTHWVTIVGKSWDLHVTEGLKTTLAENLAMIRDTIEYLRSQERRVIYDAEHWFDGYKHNPDYALETLETAIAAGAEWLVLCDTNGGSLPHEISQTLREVKQRLRERQSARGQDANAPLPPLGIHTHNDTEMAVANAIAAVMEGAQMVQGTINGYGERCGNANLCSLIPNLQLKLGYACLPPEKLTTLTQLSRFVSEVVNLAPDDHAPYVGLSAFAHKGGLHVSAVERNPITYEHVQPELVGNNRRIVISDQAGLSNILAKARSLGIELDPQDPTYRQILQHLKNLEHEGYQFEAAEASFELLMREALGQRQQPFQLRSWQVHYHMMPDTDPSQSLSLATVKLAVDGQDILEAAEGNGPVSALDAALRKALVNFYPEIKTFYLTDYKVRILDGGSGTSAKTRVLIESSNGYQRWTTVGVSTNILQASYQAVVEGLEYGLLLQHQAKLALTSSS, from the coding sequence ATGACCTCACCCTCTTCTCCCCAACTTTGGATCTACGACACTACCTTGCGAGACGGTGCTCAACGCGAAGGATTATCTCTATCCCTAGAAGATAAACTCCGCATCGCTCATCAACTTGATCAACTGGGAGTGCCATTTATTGAGGGGGGCTGGCCCGGAGCGAACCCAAAGGATGTGCAGTTTTTTTGGCAAATCAAAGAAGCACCATTGGCTCAGGCGGAAGTTGTGGCGTTTTGTTTTACCCGCCGTCCCGGAAAAACCGCTGCGACTGACCCCATGCTGCAACCCTTGTTAGCCGCAGGCACTCATTGGGTGACAATTGTGGGCAAATCCTGGGATCTGCATGTCACGGAAGGACTGAAAACCACGCTAGCCGAAAATCTAGCGATGATTCGTGACACCATCGAATACCTCCGTAGCCAAGAGCGACGGGTGATCTACGATGCGGAGCATTGGTTCGATGGTTATAAGCACAACCCTGACTATGCCCTAGAGACGCTAGAAACGGCGATCGCGGCGGGGGCTGAGTGGTTGGTTTTGTGTGATACCAACGGCGGCAGCTTGCCGCACGAAATTAGTCAAACTTTGCGAGAGGTCAAACAGCGCTTAAGGGAACGGCAGTCCGCTAGAGGCCAAGATGCGAATGCTCCCTTACCCCCTTTGGGTATTCATACCCACAACGACACAGAGATGGCCGTAGCCAATGCGATCGCGGCAGTGATGGAAGGGGCTCAGATGGTGCAGGGCACGATCAACGGTTATGGCGAACGCTGCGGTAATGCCAATCTTTGTTCTCTGATTCCCAACTTGCAACTGAAGCTAGGTTACGCCTGCCTACCCCCAGAAAAACTAACAACTTTGACTCAACTCAGCCGTTTTGTTAGTGAAGTGGTGAATTTGGCTCCCGATGACCATGCGCCTTACGTAGGGCTTTCGGCCTTTGCTCATAAAGGGGGCTTGCATGTCAGTGCGGTGGAACGCAATCCCATCACCTACGAGCATGTTCAGCCAGAACTAGTTGGCAATAACCGCCGCATTGTGATTTCTGACCAGGCAGGTCTAAGCAATATCTTGGCCAAAGCTCGAAGCCTCGGCATCGAACTCGATCCGCAAGACCCTACCTATCGTCAAATTCTGCAACACCTGAAAAACTTGGAGCACGAAGGCTATCAGTTTGAGGCGGCAGAAGCCAGCTTTGAGTTGCTGATGCGGGAAGCATTGGGCCAAAGGCAACAGCCATTTCAACTTAGAAGCTGGCAGGTTCACTATCACATGATGCCCGACACCGACCCCTCGCAAAGTTTGTCTTTGGCAACGGTGAAGTTGGCAGTAGATGGCCAAGATATCTTAGAAGCAGCCGAAGGAAATGGGCCAGTTTCAGCGTTGGATGCGGCTTTGCGTAAAGCCTTGGTCAACTTCTACCCAGAAATCAAAACGTTTTATCTCACTGATTACAAAGTGCGGATTTTGGACGGTGGGTCTGGAACATCCGCCAAAACGCGAGTACTGATTGAATCGAGCAACGGCTATCAACGCTGGACTACGGTAGGCGTCTCGACTAACATTCTGCAAGCGTCTTACCAGGCCGTGGTGGAAGGGTTAGAGTACGGGCTGCTACTGCAACACCAAGCCAAGTTAGCCCTAACTTCTTCTAGCTGA
- a CDS encoding 2Fe-2S iron-sulfur cluster-binding protein, with translation MPQVTAQGKTFICDRGANLRQVLLQNNVALHNGNASFINCHGLGSCGTCAVEVEGEVSEPNWRDRTRRSLPPHDTSQNRRLACQTKVLGDVRVTKFDEFWGQGTQPLWTPEG, from the coding sequence ATGCCGCAGGTTACAGCTCAAGGGAAAACATTTATCTGCGATCGCGGAGCCAATCTCCGTCAGGTTTTGCTTCAAAATAACGTTGCTTTGCATAATGGCAACGCCAGCTTCATCAACTGTCACGGTTTAGGTAGCTGTGGCACTTGTGCTGTTGAGGTTGAGGGGGAAGTCTCAGAACCCAATTGGCGCGATCGCACTCGGCGGTCTTTGCCACCCCATGACACTAGCCAAAATCGCCGACTGGCTTGTCAAACCAAAGTGCTAGGGGATGTGCGAGTCACCAAGTTTGATGAATTTTGGGGCCAAGGTACTCAACCGCTGTGGACTCCAGAGGGATAG
- a CDS encoding thiazole synthase, translating into MTTLDSPLVIAGRSFRSRLMTGTGKYRSITDMQQSVEASGCEIVTVAVRRVQTKAPGHEGLAEALDWSKIWMLPNTAGCKTAEEAIRVARLGREMAKLLGQEDNNFVKLEVIPDTKYLLPDPIGTLEAAEQLVKEGFAVLPYINADPLLAKRLEEVGCATVMPLGSPIGSGQGIKNAANIQIIIENAQVPVVVDAGLGAPSEAAQAMEMGASALLINTAIAEAQNPVAMARAMGLAAEAGRLAYLAGRIPVKSHASASSPLTGTITQ; encoded by the coding sequence ATCACCACGCTAGATAGCCCTTTAGTGATTGCTGGGCGATCCTTTCGCTCCCGCCTGATGACGGGGACTGGTAAATATCGCAGCATTACGGACATGCAGCAAAGCGTGGAAGCGAGCGGTTGTGAAATTGTGACGGTGGCAGTACGGCGGGTGCAAACTAAAGCCCCAGGCCATGAAGGTTTAGCTGAAGCGCTGGACTGGAGCAAAATTTGGATGTTGCCCAACACCGCAGGCTGCAAAACCGCAGAAGAAGCAATCCGAGTCGCCCGCTTAGGCCGAGAAATGGCAAAACTCTTGGGCCAGGAAGACAACAATTTTGTCAAATTGGAAGTGATTCCAGATACCAAATACCTGCTACCCGACCCCATCGGCACGCTAGAAGCAGCCGAGCAATTGGTTAAAGAAGGGTTTGCCGTGTTGCCCTACATCAATGCCGATCCACTGCTAGCAAAGCGATTGGAAGAAGTAGGGTGTGCAACGGTAATGCCCCTGGGTTCCCCAATCGGCTCCGGACAAGGAATCAAAAATGCGGCCAATATCCAGATCATTATTGAGAACGCCCAAGTGCCTGTAGTGGTAGATGCAGGTTTAGGCGCACCTAGCGAAGCCGCTCAGGCAATGGAAATGGGAGCTTCAGCTCTACTGATTAACACTGCGATCGCCGAAGCGCAAAATCCGGTAGCAATGGCTAGGGCAATGGGATTAGCAGCAGAAGCAGGTCGTCTAGCTTACCTAGCAGGTCGTATTCCGGTGAAAAGCCACGCCAGTGCTAGCTCACCCCTCACGGGCACCATTACTCAGTAA
- the psb34 gene encoding photosystem II assembly protein Psb34, translating to MRYTTEEGGRLNNFAVEPKMYQAEPPTKAQQRNFLILGVVGTVLVGGLIFVAFSVSNLS from the coding sequence ATGCGTTATACGACCGAGGAAGGTGGACGCTTAAATAACTTCGCCGTTGAGCCGAAGATGTATCAAGCAGAACCTCCAACTAAAGCCCAGCAAAGGAACTTCTTGATCTTGGGAGTTGTAGGCACGGTGTTAGTTGGTGGGTTAATCTTTGTCGCCTTCTCTGTATCCAACCTAAGTTAG
- a CDS encoding tetratricopeptide repeat protein, producing the protein MQLADRHSPLLRMTGPNQTSSHLNRQSYQRLKRALSLHLRRQIFVAVCDDLALRNRLAARLHAELAYPAASAATRHPVEAGPASDYPQLVTLNLNLNDPNPIAQVTQWLARHPLPKGSGTEPPTPSFQILGTERLTRQSAAVQRLFLSYLQGCDRSLPTLEASLLLWVPHPWFRAIQQSAPEFWGWRTGVFEFVGEPTPLSVIASQPKHSHSGQSAALPAQPTPKHPQPAIAAPATPLPVAPANQKPADAPISLRDLLTEELAFGNRVDESDATPDATVGEKTSDRLAAAPVSPPPNSWSVHVPTGTTPTSQFPVNSLPARSGFYSEPPASEPQPVPTVAPTANPSELTNSAPEDLLPGIATELVNLILTAAIQEISGTAALPVNTPAPSLSRLHTALPAPLVAALEDFPPLRMLRHLEQLHQQQAETTALAVNYRTLGNFYRDRIEQGHNSPQQLAIAIQAYEQALIHLEESSALVPDILNDLGNLYWMLSRFPPNPEQRLLYLEQGIAAYHLALTHVSSEQSQSYAMIQNNLGAAYGDLARYREPIENLQCSITAYEEALRHRKPESEPSKYASTQNNLGTAYWHLAQHHQPALHLKQAIVAYNESLSFYNPEQEPLHYAMIQNNLGTAYWNLAQHEQPEEFLNLAISCYRIALIYRTAEVNPAAYAATQNNLGTAYWHLANRSKDQPEAYQAALRSAIAAYETALNTVEQLNQTPHGAGTKLTFDLYATHNNLGLAHYQVATDQAGAIPVPARSAHLEASLRHHLQALQGWQQQPEFHQTALGYVLQTVRAFYSECGLQGQNLALSLLPGHLLPEILPRL; encoded by the coding sequence GTGCAACTAGCTGATCGCCACTCCCCATTGCTCCGCATGACTGGGCCGAATCAAACCAGTTCACATTTGAATCGGCAAAGTTACCAGCGTTTAAAGCGAGCGCTGAGTTTACACTTACGCCGTCAAATTTTTGTGGCGGTCTGTGATGATCTAGCCCTCCGGAATCGCTTAGCAGCTCGGCTCCATGCTGAACTCGCCTATCCTGCTGCCTCGGCAGCCACACGTCACCCTGTAGAAGCTGGGCCTGCTTCAGATTACCCTCAACTTGTCACGCTCAACCTCAATCTCAACGACCCCAATCCGATCGCTCAGGTGACTCAGTGGTTAGCTCGTCATCCTTTACCGAAAGGATCAGGAACCGAGCCACCGACCCCTAGCTTCCAAATTTTGGGGACTGAGCGTCTGACGCGACAATCAGCTGCGGTACAGCGACTGTTTCTCAGCTATCTCCAAGGGTGCGATCGCAGCTTACCCACGCTAGAAGCCAGCTTGTTGCTGTGGGTGCCTCATCCCTGGTTTCGGGCAATTCAACAGTCTGCTCCAGAATTTTGGGGTTGGCGCACTGGCGTATTTGAGTTTGTTGGAGAACCCACACCGCTTTCAGTCATTGCTTCCCAACCCAAACACAGTCATTCAGGTCAGTCAGCGGCTCTCCCTGCTCAGCCAACTCCAAAGCATCCCCAACCCGCGATCGCGGCTCCCGCCACCCCTCTCCCGGTTGCACCTGCCAACCAGAAGCCCGCAGATGCACCGATTAGTTTACGGGATTTATTAACGGAAGAGTTAGCTTTCGGAAACCGGGTGGACGAGTCGGATGCAACTCCAGACGCAACGGTAGGAGAAAAGACAAGCGATCGCTTAGCTGCCGCTCCAGTCTCTCCTCCACCCAACTCTTGGAGTGTCCACGTTCCTACAGGCACCACGCCGACGAGCCAGTTCCCAGTCAACAGCCTACCCGCTCGCTCTGGGTTCTACTCAGAACCACCTGCTTCAGAACCGCAGCCAGTTCCTACAGTTGCCCCGACAGCAAACCCATCAGAGTTAACCAATTCCGCACCGGAGGATCTGCTCCCAGGGATTGCCACCGAACTTGTCAATTTAATTCTGACAGCGGCGATCCAAGAGATAAGCGGAACAGCAGCGCTACCAGTTAATACTCCGGCTCCCTCTCTCTCCCGCCTCCACACCGCTTTACCTGCCCCTTTAGTTGCAGCTTTAGAGGACTTTCCACCTTTACGGATGTTGCGGCATCTAGAGCAACTACATCAGCAACAAGCTGAAACTACAGCCCTAGCAGTTAACTATCGTACTCTCGGTAATTTTTATCGCGATCGCATTGAGCAAGGACACAATTCTCCCCAACAGTTGGCGATCGCCATTCAAGCCTACGAACAAGCTTTAATTCATCTAGAAGAATCTTCGGCTTTAGTTCCCGATATTCTCAATGACTTAGGCAACCTCTATTGGATGTTGTCTCGGTTTCCTCCCAACCCCGAACAACGGTTGCTTTATCTAGAGCAAGGCATTGCTGCCTATCACTTAGCGCTGACTCACGTTAGTTCGGAGCAGTCGCAATCCTACGCCATGATTCAGAACAACTTAGGAGCGGCCTATGGAGACTTGGCCCGCTACCGAGAACCAATCGAGAATTTACAATGCTCGATTACGGCCTACGAGGAAGCACTACGCCATCGCAAGCCAGAGTCAGAACCGTCAAAATATGCTTCAACCCAAAATAATTTGGGTACGGCTTACTGGCACTTGGCGCAACACCATCAACCTGCCTTGCATCTCAAGCAAGCCATCGTCGCTTACAACGAATCGCTCAGCTTCTACAATCCAGAGCAGGAGCCGTTGCACTATGCCATGATCCAGAACAATCTGGGCACGGCTTACTGGAATTTAGCCCAGCACGAGCAACCAGAAGAGTTTCTCAATTTGGCGATTAGTTGTTACCGCATTGCCCTGATTTACCGCACTGCTGAGGTCAATCCCGCCGCCTATGCTGCGACACAAAACAATTTGGGTACGGCTTACTGGCACCTCGCTAACCGCTCCAAAGACCAACCTGAAGCTTATCAGGCAGCGTTGCGATCGGCGATCGCAGCTTATGAAACCGCTTTAAACACCGTAGAGCAACTGAACCAAACTCCTCATGGGGCTGGCACTAAGCTCACCTTTGATTTGTATGCAACTCACAACAATCTGGGTTTAGCCCACTACCAAGTAGCAACAGACCAAGCAGGTGCTATTCCTGTCCCGGCTCGATCTGCTCATTTAGAAGCATCTTTGCGCCACCATCTCCAAGCCTTACAGGGATGGCAGCAACAACCTGAGTTTCACCAGACAGCGCTAGGCTATGTTCTACAAACAGTACGGGCTTTTTACAGCGAGTGCGGTCTGCAAGGCCAGAACTTAGCGCTATCTCTATTGCCAGGTCATTTGCTACCCGAAATTCTGCCGCGCCTGTAG
- a CDS encoding universal stress protein translates to MPMLVRLQGALGSTDLIDQILLLPQRPKGDRSSGKLHLPGRTRRAAKRHVQANHASEVASGADAEINLVVGYNSSPKSQTALDLTLWIAHQTRLATRRQVTVQVVYVINPADCLDSIPTTTDFRQVRASKKSAAKRAAQMPTLGSGLALESDSYSDTYSDSATLARVGAIATLDEPTLEDAGLPLSKYPMGQAQQFEQADQILWQARCLANEWRGSLKTHLRFGQVAQELRSVAKAESAVLLWLGCDSPKNPIVRSLSANSPCPVLGVPPALHPDRYFDA, encoded by the coding sequence ATGCCAATGTTGGTGCGGCTCCAAGGCGCACTGGGCTCAACTGACTTAATCGATCAAATTTTGCTTTTGCCTCAGCGACCCAAAGGCGATCGCTCCTCTGGTAAGCTGCATCTACCAGGCCGAACTCGGCGTGCTGCCAAACGACACGTACAAGCCAACCATGCCTCAGAAGTGGCCTCTGGAGCCGATGCCGAAATTAATTTAGTGGTGGGCTATAATAGCTCTCCCAAGAGTCAGACAGCTCTGGACTTGACCCTTTGGATTGCTCACCAAACCCGCCTAGCAACTCGTCGGCAAGTGACAGTTCAGGTGGTTTACGTCATCAACCCCGCCGATTGTTTAGATAGTATTCCCACTACGACTGATTTTCGTCAAGTCAGAGCTAGCAAAAAATCCGCTGCTAAACGTGCTGCCCAAATGCCTACTTTAGGATCTGGCCTAGCGCTGGAATCCGATAGCTACTCCGATACCTATAGTGATAGTGCAACTTTGGCTCGCGTCGGAGCGATCGCGACTTTGGATGAGCCCACCCTAGAGGATGCTGGGCTACCTCTGAGTAAGTACCCAATGGGACAGGCGCAGCAATTTGAGCAGGCAGACCAGATTTTGTGGCAAGCTCGCTGTCTCGCCAATGAGTGGCGCGGTTCTCTCAAAACACACCTGCGGTTTGGGCAAGTCGCTCAAGAGTTGCGGAGTGTCGCGAAAGCAGAATCGGCAGTGCTGTTGTGGTTAGGTTGCGATTCCCCCAAGAATCCTATCGTGCGGAGTCTCAGTGCGAACAGCCCTTGTCCGGTGCTAGGGGTGCCACCTGCACTTCACCCCGATCGCTACTTTGATGCCTAA
- a CDS encoding RNA helicase produces the protein MNVSSTLPELNLRELFPFELDAFQYQAIAALNAGRSVVVCAPTGSGKTLIGEYAIYRALAQGKRVLYTTPLKALSNQKLRDFRDRFGAEQVGLLTGDVSINREAPILVMTTEIFRNMLYGTPIGEVGTSMVGVEAVVLDECHYMNDRQRGTVWEESIIYCPPDVQLVALSATVANSDQLTDWIGRVHGPTELIYSDFRPVPLRFHFCNPKGLFPLLSQDQKKISPRLKPKGGRGQRKREDEPILAYVVSQLQQRDMLPAIYFIFSRRNCDRAITQVEHLSLVNEAEAAKLKHLIDEFLMRHPDAGRSGQIEPLYRGIAAHHAGILPAWKGLVEELFQQGLIKVVFATETLAAGINMPARTTVISSLSKRTDLGHRLLNPSEFLQMSGRAGRRGMDELGHVVTVQTPFEGAKEAAYLATIGADPLISQFTPSYGMVLNLLQTHTLEEAQELVERSFGQYLATLSLRPQQQAIADLNKELEQLQAQLELVDPQLFSSYEKLQERLKEERRLLKILQHQAQEMQSGDIAVALSFAIAGTVLGLKGENVPTAEPIPAALVMKTPGSGQFPYLVCLGQDNRWYVVAVGDVVSLRAEIPRIKAVDNLMPPAEMPLKPGQNRKGNEETGAIARQIPPVPSLAETAPEVQAQIERLQAVQAQVETHPLHQWGNSATLLKRQRRVQNLQEDIAQRQAKLEQLSHQHWEEFVHLIEILQTFGGLDGLIPTPLGQAAAAIRGDNELWLGLSLMSGELDDLDPQHLAATCAALVTEVSRPDSWTRYHASPEVQEALGGLRGLRRQLFQVQRRHQVALPVWLEDELIALVEQWALGVEWAELGENTSLDEGDVVRILRRTLDFLSQIPHVPHLPNSLRQNAYRAIQLIDRFPVNEAVA, from the coding sequence GTGAACGTTTCCTCTACTCTGCCAGAACTAAATTTACGAGAGCTGTTTCCCTTTGAATTAGATGCGTTTCAGTATCAAGCGATCGCAGCTCTGAATGCAGGACGCTCGGTCGTGGTCTGTGCGCCGACAGGGTCAGGCAAAACGTTAATTGGCGAGTATGCCATCTATCGCGCTTTAGCCCAAGGTAAGCGGGTGTTGTACACAACTCCTCTTAAAGCGCTATCTAACCAGAAGTTGCGAGATTTTCGCGATCGCTTTGGAGCTGAGCAAGTTGGGCTACTGACGGGAGATGTGTCCATCAACCGAGAAGCCCCAATTTTAGTCATGACGACCGAAATCTTCCGGAACATGCTCTATGGCACTCCCATCGGAGAAGTCGGCACCTCAATGGTGGGGGTAGAGGCGGTAGTCTTAGACGAGTGCCATTACATGAACGATCGCCAGCGGGGCACGGTCTGGGAAGAATCGATCATCTATTGTCCACCAGATGTCCAGTTAGTAGCGCTATCGGCCACCGTTGCCAACAGTGATCAACTCACGGACTGGATCGGTCGGGTTCATGGCCCCACAGAACTGATCTATTCCGATTTTCGGCCTGTTCCTTTACGCTTTCACTTCTGCAACCCCAAGGGTTTATTTCCCCTCCTCTCCCAAGACCAGAAAAAAATTAGCCCTCGTCTAAAACCTAAGGGGGGTAGGGGACAGCGCAAGCGTGAGGATGAACCGATTCTGGCTTATGTGGTTAGCCAGTTACAGCAACGGGACATGCTCCCAGCAATCTACTTTATCTTTAGCCGTCGCAACTGCGATCGCGCCATTACTCAAGTCGAGCATTTATCTCTGGTTAACGAGGCAGAAGCGGCAAAGCTGAAACACCTGATTGATGAATTTCTAATGCGGCATCCTGATGCAGGGCGATCCGGGCAGATTGAGCCGCTCTACCGGGGTATTGCCGCTCACCACGCCGGAATTTTGCCTGCTTGGAAGGGCTTAGTCGAAGAACTTTTTCAGCAAGGGTTGATCAAAGTAGTCTTTGCTACCGAAACCCTAGCTGCTGGCATCAACATGCCCGCCCGCACTACGGTAATTTCCAGCCTCTCCAAGCGCACTGACTTGGGACATCGCTTGCTCAATCCTTCGGAGTTTCTCCAGATGTCAGGTCGCGCAGGTCGGCGGGGCATGGATGAGTTGGGGCATGTGGTGACGGTGCAAACTCCCTTTGAGGGGGCTAAAGAAGCGGCTTACTTGGCAACCATCGGGGCTGACCCGTTGATCAGCCAATTCACCCCCAGCTATGGCATGGTCTTGAACTTGCTGCAAACCCACACCTTAGAGGAAGCGCAAGAGCTAGTGGAGCGCAGTTTCGGGCAATATCTGGCCACCTTGTCTTTGCGACCTCAGCAACAGGCGATCGCGGACTTGAACAAAGAACTGGAGCAATTGCAAGCCCAACTCGAACTGGTAGACCCACAACTGTTTTCTAGTTACGAAAAGCTGCAAGAGCGATTGAAAGAAGAACGCCGCCTGCTCAAAATTTTGCAGCACCAAGCCCAGGAAATGCAATCGGGTGACATTGCAGTCGCACTTTCATTTGCGATCGCGGGCACCGTACTAGGGCTAAAAGGAGAGAACGTTCCCACTGCCGAACCGATACCTGCGGCTCTAGTAATGAAAACTCCAGGTTCAGGCCAATTCCCTTATCTCGTTTGCTTGGGGCAAGATAATCGCTGGTATGTCGTAGCGGTCGGAGATGTCGTCAGCTTGCGAGCAGAGATTCCTCGCATTAAAGCAGTAGACAACCTGATGCCCCCGGCGGAGATGCCGCTGAAACCGGGACAAAACCGCAAAGGCAACGAAGAAACTGGCGCGATCGCGCGGCAAATTCCCCCGGTGCCCTCTCTGGCCGAAACCGCCCCCGAAGTCCAAGCCCAAATAGAACGCTTACAAGCTGTCCAAGCTCAAGTAGAAACCCATCCTCTGCATCAGTGGGGTAATTCTGCCACGCTGTTAAAGCGGCAGCGCCGAGTTCAGAATTTGCAAGAAGACATTGCTCAGCGCCAAGCCAAATTAGAGCAGCTATCCCATCAGCACTGGGAAGAATTTGTCCATCTGATCGAGATTTTACAAACCTTTGGGGGTCTAGATGGCTTAATACCAACTCCCTTGGGCCAAGCAGCAGCAGCGATTCGGGGCGATAACGAGCTGTGGCTAGGTCTCTCCCTGATGTCTGGAGAACTCGATGATCTAGACCCACAACATTTGGCAGCCACTTGTGCTGCATTAGTCACGGAAGTTTCTCGTCCTGACAGTTGGACTCGCTATCATGCTTCCCCAGAAGTCCAGGAAGCTTTAGGCGGGTTGCGGGGCTTACGACGACAGTTGTTCCAGGTACAACGACGGCATCAAGTAGCGCTTCCCGTTTGGCTAGAAGACGAGCTAATTGCTTTAGTTGAGCAGTGGGCTTTGGGAGTGGAATGGGCGGAACTGGGAGAAAACACCAGCTTAGATGAGGGCGATGTGGTGCGGATTTTGCGGCGGACTTTAGATTTTCTGTCTCAAATTCCCCATGTCCCCCATCTGCCAAATTCGCTGCGCCAAAATGCCTATCGAGCGATCCAACTGATCGATCGCTTCCCGGTTAATGAGGCAGTTGCCTAG